A single region of the Strigops habroptila isolate Jane chromosome 3, bStrHab1.2.pri, whole genome shotgun sequence genome encodes:
- the EFCAB10 gene encoding EF-hand calcium-binding domain-containing protein 10 isoform X1 yields MAAGERQGRDYLQRHRIPELLHRLSALVLYHRPDRPREFLVQALEKVKDGRRAEGEYPNLMDEDNVVAMFGLLDVVGQGHITAAQHREALKTLGLSTEDLQIEDDAIITLEVFTEEVKKRMLESWAVH; encoded by the exons ATGGCGGCGGGCGAGCGGCAGGGCCGCGACTACCTGCAGCGGCACCGGATCCCCGAGCTGCTGCACCGCCTCAGCGCGCTGGTGCTCTACCACAGGCCCG ACAGACCACGCGAGTTCCTGGTCCAGGCGCTGGAGAAGGTGAAGGACGGGCGGCGGGCCGAGGGCGAGTACCCGAACCTCATGGACGAGGACAACGTGGTCGCCATGTTCGGCTTGCTGGACGTGGTGGGCCAGGGGCACATAACGGCAGCGCAGCACAGGGAAG CTCTTAAAACTTTGGGACTGAGCACTGAGGATCTGCAGATCGAAGATGATGCGATTATCACACTGGAGGTATTCACGGAGGAAGT gaagaaaaggatgctggagagctgGGCCGTGCATTAG
- the EFCAB10 gene encoding EF-hand calcium-binding domain-containing protein 10 isoform X2 produces the protein MVDGEQRRVSGASPPADGNAAEDRPREFLVQALEKVKDGRRAEGEYPNLMDEDNVVAMFGLLDVVGQGHITAAQHREALKTLGLSTEDLQIEDDAIITLEVFTEEVKKRMLESWAVH, from the exons ATGGTGGACGGGGAGCAGCGCCGGGTGTCGGGTGCATCCCCGCCTGCGGACGGGAATGCGGCTGAAG ACAGACCACGCGAGTTCCTGGTCCAGGCGCTGGAGAAGGTGAAGGACGGGCGGCGGGCCGAGGGCGAGTACCCGAACCTCATGGACGAGGACAACGTGGTCGCCATGTTCGGCTTGCTGGACGTGGTGGGCCAGGGGCACATAACGGCAGCGCAGCACAGGGAAG CTCTTAAAACTTTGGGACTGAGCACTGAGGATCTGCAGATCGAAGATGATGCGATTATCACACTGGAGGTATTCACGGAGGAAGT gaagaaaaggatgctggagagctgGGCCGTGCATTAG
- the RINT1 gene encoding RAD50-interacting protein 1, producing MKSVAEKEDMAAIAVGKKEVTRDLDHCDIPYYVSEFVEREVGNDYDSLRKLDNLIDKLSENKKQLEEQVLTVSSEVPKRIQNALKNAEDSKKSLSRLLEEETLLSESVSSHLEKAQLWMEELHVLISQVEEIERHLAYLKWISRIEELSDSIQQYLMTNNVPEAASTLAFMAELDIKLQKSSCSHLLAFMRSTVKFWHKILKDKLSSDFEEVLTQLCWPFVGPPQSQAFGLPAPASAPDVYNNLEMLFCQLLKLQTSDELLTKPKQLPEKYSLPPSPPIILPIQIMLNPLQKRFKYHFTGNKQTNVLNKPEWYLTQVLMWIGNHAKFLDDKIQPILDKAGSSVNAGLEFSRALVMLILEKLAADIPCLLYDDTLFCHLVDEVLLFERELYSVHGYLSSLPSCMHILSEESCFQRWLTVEKKFALQKMDSMLSSEAAWVSQYKDITDVDEMKVPDCAETFMTLLLVITDRYKNLPTASRKLQFLGLQKELVDDFRIRLTQVMKEETRASLGFRYCAILNAVNYIATVLADWADNVFFLQLQQAELEVHVESNAVSKLQLGQLASMESSVFDEMINLLERLKHDMLTRQVDHVFREVKDAAKLYKKERWLSLPSQAEQAVMSLSSTACPMLLTLRDRLLQLEQQLCHSLFKIFWQMLAEKVDIYIYQEIIMANHFNEGGAAQLQFDMSRNLFPLFSHYCKRPENYFKHIKEACIILNLNVGSALLLKDVLQSAADNETFKPNQPSATAALNELGVYKLAQQDVEILLNLRASWPNTGK from the exons ATGAAAAG TGTTGCAGAGAAAGAAGACATGGCAGCCATTGctgttggaaagaaagaagtcacCAGAGATCTAGATCACTGTGATATCCCATACTATGTTTCTGAATTTGTGGAAAGAGAAGTTGGAAATGACTATGATTCTCTGAGGAAGCTAGACAACCTTATTGATAAGCTATCTGAGAATAAAAAGCAGTTAGAAGAACAG GTCCTTACAGTTTCATCAGAAGTCCCTAAAAGAATCCAGAATGCCTTGAAGAATGCAGAAGATTCTAAAAAGTCTCTGAGTCGGCTTCTAGAGGAAGAAACGCTTCTGTCTGAGTCAGTCAGTAGCCACTTAGAGAAAGCTCAGCTCTGGATGGAGGAGCTCCATGTACTGATTAGTCAAGTGGAAGAGATTGAACGGCACTTGGCCTATCTTAAATGGATTTCACGAATAGAAGAGCTGAG TGATAGCATTCAGCAGTACCTGATGACCAACAACGTTCCAGAGGCAGCCAGTACTCTTGCATTCATGGCAGAACTGGATATTAAACTTCAGAAGTCATCTTGTTCTCACCTGCTTGCTTTTATGAGATCCACTGTTAAATTCTGGCATAAAATTCTGAAGGACAAGTTGTCGAG TGACTTTGAAGAGGTCCtaacccagctctgctggccgTTTGTGGGGCCACCACAGTCTCAGGCATTTGGCCTTCCTGCTCCAGCCAGTGCTCCTGATGTGTACAACAACCTGGAGATGTTGTTTTGTCAGCTTCTGAAATTGCAAACCTC AGATGAACTGTTAACCAAACCTAAACAGCTGCCAGAAAAGTACTCTTTACCCCCATCACCACCAATAATCCTTCCGATACAGATCATGCTGAATCCTCTTCAGAAAAGATTCAAGTACCATTTcactggaaacaaacaaaccaatgTTTTAAACAAG cCTGAGTGGTATCTAACACAAGTGCTCATGTGGATTGGAAATCATGCAAAGTTCCTTGATGACAAAATCCAGCCAATTCTGGACAAGGCAGGATCTTCAGTGAATGCTGGG cttGAATTCTCTCGTGCTCTGGTTATGCTGATTTTGGAGAAGCTGGCTGCTGATATTCCGTGCCTGTTGTATGATGATACGCTCTTTTGTCACCTGGTGGATGAGGTACTTCTATTTGAGAGAGAGTTATACAGCGTTCATGGTTATCTCAGCAGCTTGCCCAGTTGCATGCATATTCTGTCAGAAGAATCCTGCTTCCAAAGGTGGCtaacagtggaaaagaaat TTGCTCTTCAGAAAATGGACTCCATGCTTTCCTCAGAGGCTGCGTGGGTATCGCAGTACAAAGACATCACTGATGTAGATGAAATGAAAGTCCCAGACTGTGCCGAAACTTTTATGACTCTCTTGTTAGTTATAACAG ACAGGTATAAGAACCTTCCAACAGCTTCCAGGAAACTACAGTTCCTGGGCCTACAGAAGGAGTTAGTTGATGATTTCAGGATACGATTAACTCAAGTAATGAAGGAAGAGACTAGAGCTTCCTTAGGATTCCGATACTGCGCGATCCTCAATGCTGTTAACTACATAGCAACAGTGTTGGCAGACTGGGCTGACAATGTA TTCTTCTTGCAGCTCCAGCAGGCCGAACTGGAGGTTCACGTGGAAAGCAATGCTGTCAGTAAGCTCCAGCTAGGGCAGCTGGCTTCGATGGAGAGCTCCGTCTTTGATGAAATGATTAACCTCCTGGAACGCCTGAAGCACGACATGCTGACTCGTCAGGTAGATCATGTCTTCAGAGAGGTCAAAGATGCTGCGAAGCTGTACAAAAAAGAGAG GTGGTTGTCTTTGCCATCTCAAGCAGAGCAAGCAGTGATGTCTCTGTCGAGCACAGCTTGCCCAATGTTGCTGACCCTGCGGGACCGCTTGCTGCAActggaacagcagctctgccactcGCTGTTCAAGATTTTCTGGCAAATGCTTGCGGAGAAAGTGGATATATACATCTATCAGGAA ATAATTATGGCAAATCATTTCAATGAAGGAggagcagcccagctccagtTTGACATGAGCAGGAATCTGTTCCCTTTATTTTCACACTACTGCAAGAGGCCAGAAAACTACTTCAAGCA cATAAAAGAAGCCTGCATTATCCTGAACCTGAATGTAGGCTCTGCCTTGCTTCTGAAGGATGTACTGCAGTCAGCTGCAGACAATGAGACGTTTAAGCCAAACCAACcctctgcaacagcagcacTAAATGAACTTGGAGTTTACAAATTAGCACAGCAGGATGTTGAGATTCTTCTCAACTTGAGAGCCAGTTGgccaaacacaggaaaataa